CCAGTTCAGAAAGTTCGGTTGGTACCTTATCGCGAGGTATGACGATCTCGCCGGCCTGGGGTTCTGTCTGTTCGGGCGGCATTGATGGCTCAGACTGTTCGCCTGCCGATTTCGAATCCGCTGGTTCGAGTACATCCAGTTGGCTCATCTGGTTTTCAATATTACCAGACTGGATCCCTTTCTGTGCCTGGAGAAACATCAAGACGCCGAGGCCTACGACACCAGTGACGGCGATGAGTTTGATCGCTACATTCGACATGGGACTCCCTTCCCGCTGAACAAGCTCTTAAAAAACACAGAATTACCAGACGGGCCACTCACTTTATGTTTATTAAAGTCAGATATATGGAATGGCCCTGCCATCGCTCAGAGTCGTCATCAAAACGGAAACCGAACGATGTTCGCATTGTGCGAGGGTTTCATAGCAAATATTACAATTTAAGGGAAGAGAATATTTGGGAAAATCTGCGTATCTGCTTATAAAAGACGATGATAGGTTCAGGGGTAATCCTGATGGGGCCATCGTATTTTACTCAGACTGAGGGGGTTCGGTATCAAAATCGAACCATTTCATCGCACTGCTCATTGGCTCAATTCGCAGGACGACATAACCATCCTGAAAGATCCGGACGGTCCCCGTTGATTCAGAGACCGCAATGGCGATGGCACCGGTTTCTTTGGAGATCGCAGCGGCAGCCCAGTGGCGGGCGCCAAGTCCTTTTGAGAGGGTTAATCCCTCAGCAGAAGCATTTAAAATCCGACCGGCAGACTGGACGATCCCATCTGAACTGATGATGAAGGCACCATCGATTTGTGCCAGTTCTTTCATGCTCTCTTTGACACGGGGGTTGCTCACCAGACGCTCTTTTTGCGAGTAGCCTTTGAAGGGGTCGTGAACCTGCTCGTGCGACAGAGATAAGACTTTACGATGGTTTCCGACGACAAATAAAGCACCAACTGGCTTTCCTTCGCGCCCTTCCCGTCCAATTTCGACTGCCAGGTCTACGACGGTTCTTAATGTCTGGAGTGGAACTTTGGTTTCGAGACGCTGTAAATCGCGAGAGGTCAATTTAGCCAGATGATCAGCAAGACTTACGATACTCAAGGAGTCTGCGTGTTCTCTTTCAAAGCCAGCATAGAGGGCAATAATGCGATCGCCGGATGCCAGGATTTCATCAGCAATCGCCTCCAGAATAGCCTGACTGATCTGAACCTGCCTGGTTTGCGGCTCGTGAATGAGAGGAACCAGTGCGATGCCATCTTCTTGTGCGGCGCGCTGGACATCGGGCTTATCGGAGGAAACTACGAGTCGTAGTTTGCCGAGTGATTTACTGATTTCCAGAAAATCATACGGGATATCAGCCAACAGGAAGACGACTTCAATCTCACAATCACTGGCCAAGCGCTTGGCTACTTTCAGCAAGCTTATTAATTGTGGAGAAAGCTCAACCCGTTTCATGTCCGTTCTCAATAGAAGCTGTGATTATTATATCGCGTCTTTTCGATTTCGTCGAAGTCCTGCCTTTCTTTAGCGGCATCCACAACATTTTCCACGTCAAAATACATGAATTACGGTGGTTGTTCAGGATGTGTTCACATTTTGATGAACAAGGCCTGAGGGCTAAGAGAAGTGGTAGTCTGCAAGGGCTTACATACCTTCATGGCGATCTCTAAGTGTAAAATAATTGTTGTCAGCGTCAACACATAAGTACTTGTCAGAATTCAAAAAAAGCAATACCGGGGCAAGAAAGTACCTGAAAGGTTGCGAGATCACCAATCCTTGATCTTCTGGTATGCTTTTCCGTGAGGGAAGTTCGTTATTTTGTATCAGAATCAGTGTCTTTCTGAGCCAGGCTTGTTGGGTCGACCAGAGTTTCGATACGGGTCGAAACAGCTCGCATTGCGCCCTTACCGTCGAAGACTCCCACTTGTGCTTTATCGAGTGAAACGTCCTGTGAAAGGATAATTCCACGGTCGAGGTCCAGTTTAATCGTTCCGGAGGGGGTCTTCTGAATGAGTTGGAGCCCCAGCTTAGGATCATTCAGGCGTAACAGAATTTTAGTTTTAAAGGTGATGACCGCGATCTGGTTTTCAACGGAATCCAGCGTAAAGGTTCGGCGGATCGGGACTTTTTTCCTCAGTTTTTTACCAACCGAGACTTCCACGTCATATTCTTCCTTCCAGGAATCACCAATTTTCACCTTGTTTTCAGGAAGCGGAATCAGAAATCCCTGGTTTTGCACTTCAGGCTTGTCATCTTTAGTAACGACTTGTCCCAAGGGGCTGTAGACGATTCGCGTTGGCTTGCCGATGGTGGCCCGAATCTTCTCGTATTGTTTCAGGTCTTTTTGTGAGGGATCTTTCGAGTCGAAGGTCGCAGGCACTTCATCATCAAACTTGGCACTCATTTTGACACGATCAATCATGGTTTCCAGTGTGCCATTTCCCTCATCGTCGACCCAGATCACCCGATAATGCTTCAGGGTGTTTGCAGTATTAATTGTCGTCTGTTTGTCTTGGTTAAGTTGAACGACGATAGTGTTCTGTGAATCCACATTGTAATGGACAAATTCGTTGGGAGTGAATTTATAGCGGAGCGAATATTGAGTGGCGTCCTCTTCTGCAAACGTAACCGGTAATGCTACCGTTGACAGGCTCAGCACAAATGAAAGTACACAGAACACAAAAGACCGCATCAGGGACTCCTTCCCTCTAAAAATGATTACCAACTTCTCCATAACCTGTGGTGAGATTATCAGATCGGAGATTTTATGGGGAGGCCATTTTTGCCGCAGAGAGGAGAAATTTTGAGTAATCAGGCTACTCTGCCCCATATTTAGGCTGCCCGCCCCAGCCTAATTTACGATTGAGTCGGGAATAGTAGTTGAATCCCGGAATTCGCGCGAGCTTAAACGTGACCGATGCTTTGGTAATTTCCAAGCGATCACCCGCTGAATAAGGAACCTTGATTTGCCCGTCAATGACCAGCATCGCCCCCTCGGGGACATTTGCAGCGGTCAAAGAGTAAAGGCAATTCGCATTATCAACCAAAGGTCGATTCGATGGCGTATGCGGGCAAATCGGAGTGATCACAAATGCCTGCAGGTCCTGTTTCAGAATCGGGCCTCCTGCGGACAAACTGTGGGCAGTCGATCCAACGGGAGTGCTGATGATCAGCCCGTCTCCGCTGTAGGTAGTGACCAGTTCGTTATCCACAGCCAATTCGACATCAATCATCGACAACGCCCCCGCCGAACTGATGACGACCTCATTCAGCCCGAGATAGGAATCGACGGTTCCATCTGCCTTAAAATGCTTACATTCAAACATTAGGTGTTCGACGATTTTGTATTTTCGCTCTAAAATCAAGGCGAAATTCTTACAGAATCCCTCCGGTGTCAGGTCTGCCAGAAAACCCAGCCGCCCAAGGTTGACGC
This window of the Gimesia fumaroli genome carries:
- a CDS encoding DNA integrity scanning protein DisA nucleotide-binding domain protein, with translation MKRVELSPQLISLLKVAKRLASDCEIEVVFLLADIPYDFLEISKSLGKLRLVVSSDKPDVQRAAQEDGIALVPLIHEPQTRQVQISQAILEAIADEILASGDRIIALYAGFEREHADSLSIVSLADHLAKLTSRDLQRLETKVPLQTLRTVVDLAVEIGREGREGKPVGALFVVGNHRKVLSLSHEQVHDPFKGYSQKERLVSNPRVKESMKELAQIDGAFIISSDGIVQSAGRILNASAEGLTLSKGLGARHWAAAAISKETGAIAIAVSESTGTVRIFQDGYVVLRIEPMSSAMKWFDFDTEPPQSE
- a CDS encoding DUF6263 family protein — its product is MRSFVFCVLSFVLSLSTVALPVTFAEEDATQYSLRYKFTPNEFVHYNVDSQNTIVVQLNQDKQTTINTANTLKHYRVIWVDDEGNGTLETMIDRVKMSAKFDDEVPATFDSKDPSQKDLKQYEKIRATIGKPTRIVYSPLGQVVTKDDKPEVQNQGFLIPLPENKVKIGDSWKEEYDVEVSVGKKLRKKVPIRRTFTLDSVENQIAVITFKTKILLRLNDPKLGLQLIQKTPSGTIKLDLDRGIILSQDVSLDKAQVGVFDGKGAMRAVSTRIETLVDPTSLAQKDTDSDTK
- a CDS encoding NAD(+)/NADH kinase, with translation MPDSPLNLMFLLRDQSAHIQSAWEQIHNHLQAQSSVYVSAVSIIEDFYPDDSNVDLVVVLGGDGAILRACRQMRLKQLPMIGVNLGRLGFLADLTPEGFCKNFALILERKYKIVEHLMFECKHFKADGTVDSYLGLNEVVISSAGALSMIDVELAVDNELVTTYSGDGLIISTPVGSTAHSLSAGGPILKQDLQAFVITPICPHTPSNRPLVDNANCLYSLTAANVPEGAMLVIDGQIKVPYSAGDRLEITKASVTFKLARIPGFNYYSRLNRKLGWGGQPKYGAE